The proteins below are encoded in one region of Tessaracoccus aquimaris:
- a CDS encoding right-handed parallel beta-helix repeat-containing protein, whose translation MRTLLRAGLGLALALPLALTAAPAAHADPVDTMTKPIYQVANPTTTVSIVTPWSDEATSATKYGYTTNLGTPFKAATTKQTGLTAVHRLFKSSTGDFQEALAGSTAYTTAITNGYADQGARFYALAAAQTGRTQPVYSYTKSGKHRLATAATAGSLTGWTRGAIAFHVPSTGNTVPTPTPTPTPTPKPTPTPTPTPTPKPTPTPTPTPTPTPTPAKAGSVPVGSASYTAPSGAIYVSPSGNDSAAGTLAAPVKTIQRGVTLAPSGGTVVVRAGTYRESVTISKKVTVQNYPKESVWLDGASPVTGWVADGTAWRKDGWTTRFDASPTYTQGAADLTDPGWQFISKSYPMAAHPDQVFVAGVPLQQVNSRSLVKAGTFYLDEATSKLYIGTNPSGQSVEASTIVKGMSIRGADSVVRGIGIKRFAPSVFHMGSVTVEQPGVRLENVVVQDAATTGISVLRENVTLNQVSVTGAGMLGIHGRFADNITFSKVSATKNNDERFNIAPNAGGVKLGHTRGVRVADSSFSGNYAYGFWEDLSVYDSVFRQSEFNDNTATGLFLEISAKAIVGDNTFKGNAQYGLQVNNTSDVKIWNNTFSGNSRPINLVQDTRRNTNKNDQAVDPRQAFPDPTMPWTLGPVTVRNNVMANSSSAANCLLCVEDYSFTKSAEQMKITANSNVYHRSSASQPQWVAIWSRANVNVNPYVFSSLAAFQSTTGQEKKGKEFTGASVLDSSLNLVASLKADQANIAEALPADVASAIGRPAGSKTLGRW comes from the coding sequence GTGCGTACCCTCCTGCGAGCCGGTCTCGGCCTCGCCCTTGCCCTCCCGTTGGCGTTGACCGCGGCCCCTGCGGCCCACGCCGACCCGGTCGACACCATGACCAAGCCCATCTACCAGGTGGCCAACCCCACCACCACCGTCAGCATCGTCACCCCATGGAGCGATGAGGCCACCTCGGCGACCAAGTACGGCTACACCACCAACCTCGGGACCCCATTCAAGGCCGCCACCACCAAACAGACCGGCCTGACGGCCGTCCACCGCCTCTTCAAGTCCTCCACCGGCGACTTCCAGGAGGCGCTCGCGGGCAGCACCGCCTACACCACGGCCATCACCAACGGCTACGCCGACCAGGGCGCCCGCTTCTACGCGCTTGCGGCGGCACAGACGGGCCGCACCCAGCCGGTCTACAGCTACACCAAGTCCGGCAAACACCGCCTCGCGACCGCGGCCACCGCCGGGTCGCTGACCGGATGGACCCGCGGAGCCATCGCCTTCCACGTCCCCTCGACCGGCAACACGGTCCCGACGCCGACTCCCACGCCGACCCCGACCCCGAAGCCGACGCCCACGCCCACCCCGACGCCGACCCCCAAGCCGACGCCGACCCCCACACCCACCCCAACGCCGACGCCGACTCCCGCGAAGGCCGGTTCGGTGCCGGTCGGCTCCGCCTCGTACACCGCGCCGTCCGGTGCGATCTACGTCTCACCCAGCGGCAACGACTCCGCCGCCGGCACCCTCGCGGCGCCCGTGAAGACCATCCAGCGCGGCGTCACGCTCGCGCCGAGCGGCGGCACCGTCGTGGTGCGCGCAGGCACCTACCGGGAGAGCGTCACCATCAGCAAGAAGGTGACGGTGCAGAACTATCCAAAGGAGAGCGTCTGGCTCGACGGTGCCTCACCAGTCACCGGCTGGGTCGCCGACGGCACCGCGTGGCGCAAGGACGGCTGGACGACGCGCTTCGACGCCTCCCCCACCTACACGCAGGGCGCCGCCGATCTGACCGACCCCGGGTGGCAGTTCATCAGCAAGTCCTACCCAATGGCGGCCCACCCCGACCAGGTCTTCGTCGCGGGCGTCCCGCTCCAGCAGGTCAACAGCCGTTCCCTGGTCAAGGCGGGCACCTTCTACCTCGACGAGGCCACCTCCAAGCTCTACATCGGCACCAACCCGTCGGGGCAGAGCGTCGAGGCCAGCACCATCGTCAAGGGCATGAGCATCCGCGGTGCCGACTCGGTGGTTCGAGGCATCGGCATCAAGCGCTTCGCCCCATCGGTGTTCCACATGGGCTCTGTCACCGTCGAGCAGCCTGGCGTCAGGCTCGAGAACGTCGTCGTGCAGGACGCGGCGACCACCGGCATCAGCGTGCTCCGTGAGAACGTCACCCTGAACCAGGTGAGCGTCACCGGCGCAGGCATGCTCGGGATCCACGGTCGCTTCGCCGACAACATCACGTTCTCCAAGGTCTCCGCCACGAAGAACAACGACGAGCGCTTCAACATCGCCCCGAACGCGGGCGGCGTGAAGCTCGGCCACACCCGCGGCGTCCGCGTCGCCGACTCAAGCTTCTCCGGCAACTACGCCTACGGGTTCTGGGAGGACCTCTCGGTCTACGACTCCGTGTTCCGTCAGTCGGAGTTCAACGACAACACCGCCACCGGACTCTTCCTCGAGATCTCGGCCAAGGCGATCGTCGGCGACAACACCTTCAAGGGGAACGCGCAGTACGGCCTGCAGGTCAACAACACCAGCGACGTGAAGATCTGGAACAACACTTTCTCCGGGAACTCCCGGCCGATCAACCTCGTGCAGGACACCCGTCGCAACACGAACAAGAACGATCAGGCCGTCGACCCCCGCCAGGCGTTCCCCGATCCGACGATGCCCTGGACGCTCGGCCCCGTCACGGTCCGCAACAACGTGATGGCCAACTCCAGCAGCGCGGCGAACTGCCTGCTCTGCGTCGAGGACTACTCGTTCACCAAGAGCGCGGAACAGATGAAGATCACCGCCAACTCGAACGTCTATCACCGCTCCTCGGCGTCGCAGCCCCAGTGGGTCGCGATCTGGTCGCGGGCGAACGTGAACGTCAACCCCTACGTGTTCTCGTCGTTGGCGGCGTTCCAGTCCACGACCGGGCAGGAGAAGAAGGGCAAGGAGTTCACTGGCGCCTCGGTCCTCGACTCGTCCCTGAACCTGGTGGCCAGCCTCAAGGCCGATCAGGCCAACATCGCCGAGGCGCTGCCCGCCGACGTGGCCTCGGCCATCGGTCGACCGGCTGGCTCCAAGACGCTCGGCCGTTGGTGA